The DNA window TCAGCGTCCAAGTCGACCAGCCCCCTTTCCGCAAGTTGCAGAATGGCCACCGCGGTCATGGACTTGGTGACGGAGGCCAGACGATAAGAGGTATGGGGCGTCGCAGGTGTGCCGTTCTCCACATCGGCGTAACCAAAGCCCTCCGCCCATTTGAAGTCGTCCTTGCAGAACCCTACCGAGAGGCCCGGGATGCCGTCCATCGCCATCTGCTGTCGGACAAACTCACGGTAGGCTCGCAGAGCCAACTCATACTGCCCCTGGTCCTTTGCGTTGACTGTTCCAGCAACAGCAAGCACCACAAGCAGCATAGACCATGCTCGGCGCATCTCTCTTCCCTCTTGCAGCTCGATAATAACTGATAGCCCCAGGAGCCTCCGCCTACGAGTCCGCACGAGGCAACACTGAGGCAAAGAAGGCACTCATGTCCACGTTGCCGCCCGAGAGGATGATGCCAACCCTCTTGCCCGCCATCTTGGCCCTCGCTGAGAGGGCCGCGGCCAAACCAACTGCCCCAGACGGTTCCACCACCAGCTTCATCCTCTCGAAGAGCAGGTGCATGGCCTGCACAATCTCCTCCTCCCTCACCAACACGATGTCGTCTACCAGCTCGCTGATGATGGGAAAGGTCTTATCCCCCAGGTTCGCACGCAGGCCGTCGGCGATGGTCACGGGGTGCTCGTTGGTGACGATGCGCCCTTCACGCAGCGAGCGGTAGGCATCGTCGGCATTGCGCGGCTCGCACCCCAGGACTCGCACCTGCCGCCGCAAGCCTTTCGCCGCGATGGCCGTGCCGCTCAACAGCCCACCGCCGCTCACGGGCGCAAGCACCATGTCCAGATGTTCCACCTGCTCGAGGAGCTCCAGCGCCGCCGTGCCCTGGCCCGCGATGATCCTGTGGTCGTTGTAGGGATGAACGAGCGTGGCACCCGTTTCTGCAACGATGCGCGCTGCAGCCTCCTCCCGCGCCTTCATGCTGGGCGAGCAAAAGGTAATGCGGCCGCCATAGGCCCTGACTGCCGCCACCTTGACTGCGGGCGCATTCTCCGGCATGACGATGTGCGCGGCGATCCCTCTGAGGTGAGCGGCCAATGCCAGCGCTGCCGCGTGGTTTCCGGAGGAATGAGTCACCACGCCAGGAGCAGCCTCCTCTGCGCCCAGGGAAAGGACCGCGTTGGTGGCGCCGCGAATCTTGAAGGAGCCGCTGCGCTGCAGGTTTTCGCACTTGAAGAACAGCTCGGCGCCGACCAGCGTGTCCAGGCTGCGGCTCCTGAAGACCGGCGTACGATGGATGTGAGGCGCTATCCGCGCGTGCGCCTCTCGGATATCTGCAAGGGAAGGTCGTTGGTTCACCGTGTCACTCCGCACTTGCACCTCCGGGGCCTCACCACGCGTAAGCCTCGGGCGCCGGGCCACCGGGACCTGGCCAGATCTCGTCTAACTGGGCGAGATCTTCGGCAGAAAGTTCAATCTCCAAGGCGCGCATGGCAGAGACCAGCTGGTCCAGGGTTCTCGGGCCGATAATGGGCGAGGTCACCGCTGGGTTGTGCAGCAACCAAGCCAAGGCCACTGCTGCAGGCGGCTCCCCGCGCTGCCGGCAGAAAGCCTCGTAGCGCTCCACCTGCCCCCTGTGCTTTTCCAACACCCTCTTGATGTCCTCCTTGGCGCGGCGCCCCTCTGCCGATTCGTGGAGGATGCCGCCTAACAGTCCCCCTGCCAGCGGACTCCATGGGAGGAGGCCAACGCCTAAGGCGCGACACATCGGAATCAACTCCAACTCGATGGCGCGGACCGCGAGGTTGTACTTGCTCTGCTCAGAGACGATGCCAAACAGGTGGCGCTGCGCTGCCACGGCGTTGGCGTAGACGATGTGCCAAGCGGCAAAGTTGCTGCTCCCCACGTACAGCACCTTCCCCGCCTGAATGAGCTGGTCCATGGCCTGCCAGATCTCCTCCCATGGCGTCTGTGGGTCGACGTGGTGCATCTGGTACAGGTCGATGCGGTCGGTACGCAGCCGCCGCAGGCTATCCTCACAGGCGCGGCAGATGTGGTAGGCCGAGAGGCGACCATCATTCGGGCCTTCTCCCATCTTGCCAAAGACCTTGGTGGCCAGCACAATCTGGTTGCGGCGGCCAGGGCGCTGTGCGAACCAGGAGCCAATCATTTGCTCGGTCACGCCCTCGCCCAGCTTCCATCCGTACACGTTGGCTGTGTCGAAGAAGTTTATCCCCAGCTCGAAAGCCTTGTCCATGATGGCCAAGCTCTCGCGCTCGTCGGCGTATGGTCCAAAGTTCATGGTGCCAAGGCATATCCTGCTCACCTTCAGCCCGGTGCGGCCAAGCTTGACGTACTCCATGACTTCCCTCCTGTTATTCCGCTCACTAATTTCGGCATAGATTAGGAAATTCGTCGGTAAAAGTCAAGAACAAAACGCTTGCAACTCTGGGGCAAAATGCATAGTTTGCTTTGCGACAGCAGTGCCGAGCCCTAGCGACCCAGGAGAACGACGCCATGAATGCTCCGCCCCGTCCCAGGCGATTGACCCACAGGTCCCCTCGACATTTTCGGACACACCTACGCGTCACGCTTGCTACGGCGCTGCTCGCGCTCTCCATTGGGTGCGGCCATCAGCACGGCCCACGCCATGTCCCACTGGTGCAGGCGGACCGCGCGGCGCATTGGCACGAGGGCATTGACTGGCGAGATGACGTGATCTACTTCGTCCTCATCGACCGCTTTTGCGACGGGGACACGAGCAATAATCGCGGCCGCGTCCCAGCCAGCCACCGCCTGTGGGATGGCGACTCGGCGCATCTCGGCTGGTTAAAGACCTACCAAGGAGGCGACTTGCAAGGGGTAATCAACAAGCTGGATTATCTCCAGGAGTTGGGGGTGACAGCCATTTGGCTG is part of the Calditrichota bacterium genome and encodes:
- a CDS encoding aldo/keto reductase; amino-acid sequence: MEYVKLGRTGLKVSRICLGTMNFGPYADERESLAIMDKAFELGINFFDTANVYGWKLGEGVTEQMIGSWFAQRPGRRNQIVLATKVFGKMGEGPNDGRLSAYHICRACEDSLRRLRTDRIDLYQMHHVDPQTPWEEIWQAMDQLIQAGKVLYVGSSNFAAWHIVYANAVAAQRHLFGIVSEQSKYNLAVRAIELELIPMCRALGVGLLPWSPLAGGLLGGILHESAEGRRAKEDIKRVLEKHRGQVERYEAFCRQRGEPPAAVALAWLLHNPAVTSPIIGPRTLDQLVSAMRALEIELSAEDLAQLDEIWPGPGGPAPEAYAW
- a CDS encoding pyridoxal-phosphate dependent enzyme, with translation MNQRPSLADIREAHARIAPHIHRTPVFRSRSLDTLVGAELFFKCENLQRSGSFKIRGATNAVLSLGAEEAAPGVVTHSSGNHAAALALAAHLRGIAAHIVMPENAPAVKVAAVRAYGGRITFCSPSMKAREEAAARIVAETGATLVHPYNDHRIIAGQGTAALELLEQVEHLDMVLAPVSGGGLLSGTAIAAKGLRRQVRVLGCEPRNADDAYRSLREGRIVTNEHPVTIADGLRANLGDKTFPIISELVDDIVLVREEEIVQAMHLLFERMKLVVEPSGAVGLAAALSARAKMAGKRVGIILSGGNVDMSAFFASVLPRADS